A genome region from Bacillaceae bacterium IKA-2 includes the following:
- the moaC gene encoding cyclic pyranopterin monophosphate synthase MoaC has product MSAFTHFNKQGRAKMVDISEKNETVRTALARTSVEVNSEIYGKIKEGTMGKGDVLGVAQIAGIMAAKRTADWIPMCHPLSLTGVDVTFAWSEKVDAYLLKIYVEVKTKGSTGVEMEALTAASAVALTVYDMCKAVDKGMVIGPTYLVEKTGGKSGDFRREKELD; this is encoded by the coding sequence ATGTCAGCGTTTACACACTTTAATAAACAAGGTCGCGCAAAAATGGTAGATATTTCAGAAAAAAATGAAACTGTTAGAACTGCTTTAGCACGAACAAGTGTAGAAGTTAATAGTGAGATTTATGGAAAGATTAAAGAAGGTACAATGGGTAAAGGTGATGTTTTAGGAGTAGCGCAAATAGCGGGGATTATGGCTGCTAAAAGAACTGCTGATTGGATCCCGATGTGTCATCCACTTTCACTAACAGGCGTTGATGTAACGTTTGCTTGGTCCGAAAAGGTAGACGCTTATCTGCTTAAAATTTATGTGGAAGTTAAAACAAAAGGTAGTACAGGAGTTGAAATGGAGGCTTTAACAGCAGCTAGTGCTGTTGCTCTAACGGTTTATGATATGTGTAAAGCTGTTGATAAGGGAATGGTTATTGGACCTACATATTTAGTTGAAAAAACAGGTGGAAAAAGTGGCGACTTTAGAAGAGAAAAAGAATTAGATTAA
- a CDS encoding MDR family MFS transporter, whose protein sequence is MRKIFQEKWLVVIAVLLGTFTIILNNSMLNPAVPHLMTVFNTDAVSTGWVITIFMVTMGITMPLTGYLGDKFGKKKLYVIGLLIFISGSLLGSFSWDLKSLVFFRGIQGVAGGIMMPLSMALIFEVFPRHERGLATGIWGIAAMMAPTIGPTIGGFIIEMGSWQWLFLVNVPTGLLGLIFGVMYLKNSNQVQGITFDKWGFLTITLGVGSILFALARVSTLANLTEPLNISLIILGLFSVFIFVKIENRIKQPLLDLSIFKNKAYTYSVWIAVSTSLALFGGIFLIPLLIQHVYGLGAIVTGLIFLPAALFTGIFMTIGGRILDRKGPLLVVTIGLAATAIATISLGFLTTETSLVAIFVLMAIRGMGQGFSTMPAQTAGMNAIPDQFISRGSAINNVMRQMSSALGIVFISIYYEVRKVQVFTVVESMEEASLQAINEGFLILGLIAFLTIPFGWLLGKETKKQEEKSTLTV, encoded by the coding sequence GTGAGAAAAATATTTCAAGAAAAGTGGCTTGTAGTAATAGCCGTCTTATTAGGAACTTTTACAATTATTTTAAATAATAGTATGTTAAACCCAGCAGTACCTCACTTGATGACGGTGTTTAATACGGATGCTGTTTCAACAGGTTGGGTTATAACTATATTTATGGTGACAATGGGAATTACAATGCCGTTAACGGGTTATCTGGGAGATAAATTTGGGAAGAAAAAATTGTATGTAATTGGTTTACTTATTTTTATAAGCGGTTCATTATTAGGCTCATTTTCATGGGATTTAAAATCGCTTGTTTTCTTCCGGGGGATACAAGGAGTTGCTGGGGGAATTATGATGCCTCTTTCAATGGCGCTTATTTTTGAAGTTTTCCCCAGGCATGAGCGAGGACTTGCCACAGGCATTTGGGGAATTGCAGCAATGATGGCACCGACTATTGGCCCTACCATTGGTGGATTTATTATCGAAATGGGTAGTTGGCAGTGGTTATTTTTGGTTAATGTGCCGACAGGATTATTAGGACTAATCTTTGGAGTTATGTATTTAAAGAATTCAAATCAAGTACAAGGGATAACTTTTGATAAGTGGGGCTTCTTAACAATAACTTTAGGTGTAGGTTCAATACTTTTTGCTTTAGCAAGAGTTTCGACATTAGCCAATTTAACAGAACCTCTTAATATCAGTTTAATTATATTGGGGCTTTTCTCCGTATTTATATTCGTCAAAATTGAGAATAGGATCAAACAGCCACTTCTTGACCTATCAATTTTTAAAAATAAAGCATATACGTATAGCGTTTGGATAGCTGTCTCAACTTCCTTAGCGTTATTTGGTGGTATTTTTCTGATCCCTCTACTAATTCAGCATGTCTATGGTTTAGGAGCAATTGTAACAGGATTGATTTTTCTTCCTGCAGCACTTTTTACTGGCATTTTTATGACGATTGGTGGTAGAATTCTTGATCGTAAAGGGCCATTACTTGTCGTAACAATTGGTTTAGCAGCGACAGCAATAGCAACAATTTCGCTAGGTTTTCTGACAACTGAAACATCACTTGTTGCCATTTTTGTCTTAATGGCAATTCGTGGTATGGGCCAAGGATTTTCAACAATGCCTGCCCAGACAGCTGGAATGAACGCGATCCCAGATCAGTTTATTTCAAGGGGTTCAGCTATCAATAATGTTATGAGACAAATGAGTTCAGCGTTAGGAATTGTTTTTATATCAATTTATTATGAGGTTCGTAAAGTGCAAGTGTTTACAGTTGTCGAATCAATGGAAGAAGCCAGTCTTCAGGCGATTAATGAAGGTTTTCTTATTCTTGGTTTGATCGCATTTCTGACAATCCCATTTGGCTGGTTACTAGGGAAAGAAACCAAAAAACAAGAGGAAAAATCAACACTTACTGTATAA
- the tsaB gene encoding tRNA (adenosine(37)-N6)-threonylcarbamoyltransferase complex dimerization subunit type 1 TsaB produces MKVLAIDTSTFVMGIGLVDGDKVLGEIVTNFKKNHSIRLMPAIDALMKDAGVQPSELERIVVAHGPGSYTGVRIGVTTAKTLAWSLKIPLVGVSSLEVLAQNGRYYDGVVAPIIDARRGQVYTGLYQGEKGVIRSVFEDQICLISDWTNYLAENYQNVLFLGNDLSIHKQVIEENLREKKQFGSLSDHNPRPSELAKLGIEKEPCLNIHQFKPNYIRLAEAEVNWLAKQKNSIEIG; encoded by the coding sequence ATGAAGGTTTTAGCAATCGATACGTCGACTTTTGTTATGGGTATTGGATTAGTAGATGGAGATAAAGTGTTGGGAGAAATAGTTACAAATTTCAAAAAAAATCATTCAATCCGCTTAATGCCTGCAATTGACGCCCTAATGAAGGACGCCGGGGTTCAGCCGAGTGAGTTAGAGCGAATTGTCGTTGCTCATGGGCCAGGCTCTTATACAGGAGTAAGAATTGGGGTCACGACGGCAAAGACATTAGCTTGGTCGCTTAAAATCCCGCTTGTAGGTGTATCAAGTCTTGAAGTGTTGGCTCAAAATGGACGATACTATGATGGCGTTGTTGCACCGATTATCGACGCGAGAAGAGGACAAGTATACACGGGCCTTTATCAAGGCGAAAAAGGGGTAATCAGATCTGTTTTCGAAGATCAAATTTGTCTAATTTCCGATTGGACTAATTATCTTGCTGAAAATTATCAAAATGTACTTTTTTTAGGTAATGATCTTTCAATTCATAAACAAGTAATTGAAGAAAACCTAAGGGAAAAAAAGCAATTTGGTTCACTAAGTGATCATAATCCACGCCCAAGTGAGTTGGCAAAGTTAGGGATTGAAAAAGAACCGTGCCTTAATATTCATCAATTTAAACCTAATTACATTCGCTTAGCGGAAGCTGAAGTTAATTGGTTAGCAAAACAAAAAAATAGTATTGAGATAGGGTAG
- the tsaD gene encoding tRNA (adenosine(37)-N6)-threonylcarbamoyltransferase complex transferase subunit TsaD, producing the protein MKDKLILAIETSCDETAAAVIKNGNEIVANVVASQIESHKRFGGVVPEIASRHHVEQITVTIEEAMKEANVEFSDLAAIAVTAGPGLVGALLIGVNAAKALAFAHNLPLIGVHHIAGHIYANQLITTLKFPLMTLVASGGHTELVYMKEHGSYQVIGETRDDAVGEAYDKVARTLNLPYPGGPYIDRLAAEGEATIKLPRAWLERDSYDFSFSGLKSAVINTLHNASQKGIEISKQDLAASFQESVIEVLVGKSKRAAKEYVLKQFLVAGGVAANTGLRKKLTEEFAELGIELVIPPLHLCTDNAAMIGAAAFVQLEKKQFAGYDLNGNPGLELK; encoded by the coding sequence ATGAAGGATAAACTAATTTTGGCAATTGAAACAAGCTGCGATGAGACAGCGGCGGCAGTAATTAAAAATGGAAATGAAATAGTAGCTAATGTCGTTGCATCACAAATTGAAAGCCACAAACGATTTGGCGGCGTCGTACCAGAAATTGCCTCTAGACACCACGTTGAACAAATTACCGTGACGATTGAGGAAGCAATGAAGGAAGCGAACGTTGAATTTTCCGATTTAGCCGCAATTGCGGTAACTGCTGGTCCAGGTCTTGTAGGTGCACTTTTGATTGGAGTAAATGCAGCAAAGGCGCTTGCATTTGCCCATAATTTACCACTAATTGGTGTACACCATATAGCTGGCCATATTTATGCGAATCAACTAATTACGACGTTAAAATTCCCGTTAATGACTTTGGTTGCATCAGGTGGACATACAGAACTTGTCTACATGAAAGAACATGGAAGTTATCAGGTTATTGGTGAAACGCGGGATGATGCTGTTGGAGAAGCTTATGATAAGGTTGCCAGAACGCTAAATTTACCTTATCCTGGTGGTCCATATATTGATCGCCTGGCAGCAGAAGGAGAGGCGACGATTAAGTTACCAAGAGCTTGGTTGGAGCGAGATTCATATGATTTTTCTTTTAGTGGCTTGAAATCAGCAGTTATCAATACGCTTCATAACGCAAGTCAAAAAGGGATTGAGATCTCTAAACAGGACCTTGCCGCTAGCTTTCAAGAAAGTGTCATTGAAGTCCTCGTCGGAAAATCAAAACGAGCAGCCAAGGAATATGTTCTGAAACAGTTTTTAGTTGCTGGTGGAGTTGCTGCTAATACGGGCTTAAGAAAAAAACTAACAGAAGAATTTGCTGAACTTGGAATTGAATTAGTTATTCCCCCGTTGCACTTATGCACAGATAATGCCGCCATGATTGGGGCTGCGGCTTTTGTTCAATTAGAGAAAAAACAATTTGCCGGTTACGATTTAAATGGTAACCCAGGTTTGGAATTAAAGTGA
- a CDS encoding ABC-F family ATP-binding cassette domain-containing protein, with product MIFLQCVQLTKNFGAETILSNIKLEVQSKDRVAIVGRNGAGKSTLLKIIAGKLSFNSGDVIIPKGITMGYLAQDTGLESGRSIWDEMLSVFQPLIEMEKEIRGLEAKMSDPAFIDNETSYQKLLSEYDLLSESFKQKGGYKYEADIRGILSALHFSDKDYTATISTLSGGQKTRLALGKLLLTRPNLLILDEPTNHLDLETLSWLEQYLLHYEGAIIIVSHDRYFLDKVSTIVYEVSRTKTTKFTGNYSYYLDEKAKSFELEMKQYEKQQGEVEKLQTFIEKNLVRASTTKRAQSRRKQLERMDLLGRPQGDEKKANFSFQIKKQTGNDVLRTDQLSGGYTASKPLFENVDLAINRSESIALLGPNGIGKSTLLKIIVKQLDALAGTIKYGSNVHIGYYDQEQAKLHSNKQVLHELWDDYPLTPEKEIRTILGNFLFSGDDVLKNISDLSGGEKARVALAKLMMQKSNFLILDEPTNHLDLDSKEILENALLDYPGTLLFVSHDRYFVNRMATRVVEMTKEKLIDYIGDYDYYMMKKQENIERQRLKDIEEEPILQQDDQSSKQTFLQDKDAKRKERQRLRQLEETEELIEKVELSIADKEASLCDPEVFQDHTRVSQLNNEIEQQKSELEQLLEEWSKLEE from the coding sequence ATGATCTTTTTACAATGCGTTCAATTAACAAAAAACTTTGGTGCTGAAACAATATTATCGAATATAAAACTAGAAGTCCAATCGAAAGATCGTGTTGCGATTGTTGGAAGAAATGGTGCCGGAAAGTCAACACTGCTAAAAATTATTGCTGGGAAGCTCTCTTTTAATTCTGGTGATGTTATTATTCCTAAAGGTATTACCATGGGATACTTAGCCCAAGATACTGGATTAGAATCTGGTCGCTCTATTTGGGATGAGATGTTATCGGTTTTTCAACCTCTTATCGAAATGGAAAAAGAGATACGTGGATTGGAGGCAAAAATGTCTGATCCTGCTTTTATAGATAATGAAACAAGTTATCAAAAGCTGCTTTCTGAATACGATCTTCTTTCAGAAAGTTTTAAACAAAAGGGCGGCTATAAATATGAAGCTGATATTCGTGGTATTTTATCTGCCCTACACTTTTCTGATAAAGATTACACAGCAACAATCTCAACATTGAGTGGCGGCCAAAAAACTCGACTAGCCTTAGGCAAATTGTTATTAACTCGACCTAATTTGTTAATTCTCGATGAACCGACAAATCATTTAGACTTAGAAACACTTTCATGGCTAGAACAATATTTGCTCCATTATGAAGGTGCAATTATCATTGTTTCTCACGACCGTTATTTTTTAGATAAGGTTTCAACAATTGTTTACGAAGTTTCACGCACGAAGACGACGAAATTCACAGGAAACTATAGTTATTACTTAGATGAAAAAGCAAAAAGCTTTGAACTTGAAATGAAACAATACGAAAAGCAACAAGGTGAAGTTGAAAAACTGCAAACATTCATTGAAAAAAATCTCGTTCGAGCTTCTACTACAAAAAGAGCCCAAAGCAGACGTAAACAGCTAGAGCGAATGGACCTACTTGGTCGACCTCAAGGCGATGAGAAAAAGGCCAATTTTTCATTTCAGATTAAAAAGCAAACAGGAAACGATGTTTTAAGAACTGACCAACTCTCTGGCGGTTATACCGCTTCAAAGCCACTATTTGAAAATGTTGATTTAGCGATTAACCGTTCAGAAAGTATCGCCCTTCTTGGTCCAAACGGCATCGGAAAATCTACCTTATTAAAAATTATTGTAAAACAACTTGATGCATTAGCAGGAACCATTAAATATGGAAGTAACGTCCATATCGGTTATTATGATCAAGAACAAGCTAAGCTTCATTCAAACAAACAAGTCTTGCATGAACTATGGGATGATTATCCGTTAACACCTGAAAAAGAAATTCGGACTATTTTAGGGAATTTTTTGTTCAGTGGTGATGATGTGCTCAAAAATATTTCTGACTTGAGTGGTGGAGAAAAGGCTAGGGTTGCTTTAGCAAAACTAATGATGCAAAAATCAAATTTTCTTATCTTAGATGAGCCAACCAACCATCTCGATTTAGATAGTAAGGAAATTCTTGAAAATGCTCTATTAGATTATCCAGGCACACTATTATTCGTCTCTCATGATCGTTATTTTGTCAATCGGATGGCAACTCGGGTTGTAGAAATGACCAAAGAAAAACTTATTGATTACATCGGCGATTACGACTACTACATGATGAAAAAACAAGAAAATATCGAACGGCAACGCCTTAAAGATATTGAGGAAGAACCTATTTTGCAACAAGATGATCAATCAAGTAAGCAAACTTTTTTACAAGACAAAGATGCAAAAAGAAAAGAGCGGCAGCGTTTAAGGCAGCTTGAAGAAACCGAAGAGCTGATTGAAAAAGTTGAGCTTTCTATAGCTGATAAGGAAGCTTCCCTTTGTGATCCAGAAGTTTTTCAAGACCACACTCGTGTCAGCCAATTAAACAACGAAATTGAACAGCAAAAAAGCGAATTAGAACAGCTATTGGAAGAATGGAGCAAATTAGAAGAATAG
- the tsaE gene encoding tRNA (adenosine(37)-N6)-threonylcarbamoyltransferase complex ATPase subunit type 1 TsaE: MKTYEVNTLSPEETMELAQRLGELVWAGTILTLEGDLGAGKTHFTKGLAKGLDVKRTVSSPTFTIIKEYKGRLPLYHMDVYRVGDGDEELGLDEYFYGEGVTVVEWASLIKQQLPSEHLEIEITHQGEFGRKIIFIPKGEAYILLCKGLLSK; this comes from the coding sequence ATGAAAACTTATGAAGTAAATACATTATCTCCAGAGGAAACAATGGAATTGGCCCAACGTTTAGGTGAGCTTGTCTGGGCTGGGACAATTTTAACTCTTGAAGGGGACTTAGGTGCAGGAAAAACTCACTTCACAAAAGGACTAGCAAAAGGTTTAGATGTAAAAAGAACCGTCAGTAGTCCAACTTTCACCATTATTAAAGAGTATAAAGGTAGGTTACCTCTTTATCATATGGATGTCTATCGAGTTGGTGATGGCGATGAAGAATTGGGATTGGATGAATATTTCTATGGTGAGGGTGTAACCGTTGTTGAGTGGGCAAGTCTTATCAAGCAACAGCTTCCTAGCGAACATCTTGAGATTGAAATTACACATCAAGGTGAATTTGGCCGAAAAATTATTTTTATTCCAAAAGGTGAAGCGTACATTTTATTATGTAAGGGGCTATTAAGTAAATGA
- the rimI gene encoding ribosomal protein S18-alanine N-acetyltransferase codes for MGDNYQIRYMIEDDITNVLKVEENCFATPWTRVAFINEINNNQFAHYLVIENNHEIIGYCGIWVIIDEAQITNIAIHSLYRGLKLGKQLLSHSIEFVRMLGAQKLSLEVRVSNEVAQSLYRKMGFQDGGIRKNYYTDNQEDALVMWVILDEG; via the coding sequence ATGGGAGACAATTATCAAATTCGCTACATGATAGAAGACGATATAACGAATGTTTTAAAGGTTGAAGAAAATTGTTTCGCTACTCCGTGGACTAGGGTAGCCTTTATCAATGAGATTAACAATAATCAATTTGCCCATTATCTTGTCATTGAAAATAATCATGAAATAATTGGTTATTGCGGAATTTGGGTAATTATTGATGAGGCTCAGATCACGAATATTGCGATACATAGTCTTTATCGTGGCCTAAAGCTAGGTAAGCAGTTATTAAGTCACTCAATCGAGTTTGTTCGCATGTTAGGTGCCCAAAAGCTGTCATTAGAAGTGCGAGTGTCTAATGAAGTTGCACAAAGCCTTTATCGTAAAATGGGCTTTCAAGATGGTGGGATCAGAAAAAATTATTATACAGATAACCAAGAGGATGCTCTTGTGATGTGGGTGATATTAGATGAAGGATAA
- a CDS encoding redox-sensing transcriptional repressor Rex: MNIDQAKIPQATAKRLPLYYRFLENLQASGKHRVSSSELSEAVKVDSATIRRDFSYFGALGKKGYGYNVNYLLSFFRETLDQDETTKVTLIGVGNLGTAFLHYNFSKNNSTRIGMAFDVDKSKVGTEIGDVPIFHLDDLEKKIDKDVSVAILTVPSAVAQNVADRLVKNGVNGILNFTPARLSVPNNVRVHHIDLSVELQSLIYFLKHYPK, encoded by the coding sequence ATGAATATCGATCAAGCAAAAATACCTCAAGCGACTGCTAAACGATTACCTTTGTATTATCGGTTTTTAGAAAACTTACAAGCATCAGGTAAGCACCGAGTTTCATCATCGGAGTTAAGTGAAGCAGTTAAAGTAGATTCAGCAACGATTCGAAGAGATTTTTCTTATTTTGGTGCATTAGGGAAAAAAGGCTACGGTTACAACGTAAATTACCTATTATCTTTTTTCCGGGAAACGTTAGATCAAGATGAGACGACAAAAGTAACATTAATTGGTGTTGGTAATTTAGGAACAGCATTTTTGCACTATAATTTTTCCAAAAATAATAGTACCAGGATCGGAATGGCATTTGATGTCGACAAGAGTAAAGTTGGAACGGAAATTGGCGATGTACCCATTTTTCACCTAGATGATCTAGAGAAAAAAATAGATAAAGATGTATCAGTAGCAATTTTAACAGTACCTTCAGCAGTTGCTCAAAATGTAGCCGATCGTCTGGTTAAAAATGGCGTAAATGGAATTTTAAATTTTACTCCAGCTAGATTATCAGTACCTAATAATGTCAGAGTGCATCACATTGATTTATCAGTCGAGCTTCAGTCATTAATTTATTTTTTAAAGCACTATCCAAAGTAA